The region CAAAAAAATATGATGTTCCGGTTGAAGAAATTATAAAAGCGAATAAAATAAAGGACGGTAAGATAAAAGCAGGTCAGGTCTTAAGAATACCTGTTAAAGAGGTGACATTAAGGTAGATGATTAAGAGAAGGAAAACAAGAGAGATAGATGTTGGTGGTGTAAAGATTGGTGGGGATAATCCCGTTGTAGTCCAGTCAATGACAGACACAAAAACACATAATATTGAGGAGACCCTCTCACAGATAAAAAGGCTCGCAGATGCAGGCTGTGAGATCATAAGGGTTGCTGTCCCAACTGAAAAAGATGCTGAAGCCCTAAAGGAAATAGTCAAAAGATCACCTATACCTGTTATAGCTGATATACATTTCTCACCAAGAATAGCATTCACAGCACTGGAAAGCGGGATACACGGTATAAGACTGAACCCAGGAAACATAAACGATGAAGGAAAGATAAGGGAGATACTTCAGGAATGTAAGAAAAAGAATATAACAGTCAGATTAGGCGTAAACTCAGGATCACTTGAGATGGGTATACTTGAGAAGTACGGGTTTCCTTCAGGTGAGGCACTTGCAGAGAGTGCTCTGAACTGGTCTGAATTCTTTGAGAAAGTGGGATTTACAAAATTTAAGGTTTCCATAAAAGGCTCTGATGTTCTCCAGAATATTGAGGCGAATAAGATCTTTGCAGAAAAAACTGATATACCCCTTCATATAGGAATAACAGAAGCTGGACCTGCAGGGAGAGGATCTGTTAAATCTGCTGTGGGTCTTGGGATTCTTCTTTATATGGGGATAGGCGATACGGTAAGGGTATCATTGACAGCCGATCCTGAGGAGGAGGTAAAGGTCGCCTACCAGATATTACAGTCACTTGGACTGAGAAGAAGAGGAATAGAGATAGTATCCTGTCCAACATGTGGAAGAATTGAGGTTAACCTTCCTGAGGTTGTTAGAAAGGTTGAGGAAAAGCTTGACGGTAAAAACATTCCTATAAAGGTTGCCATTATGGGCTGTGTTGTTAACGCTATAGGAGAGGCGAGAGAGGCTGATATAGGTCTTGCCTGTGGAAATAAATCTGCGATCCTGTTCAAAAAAGGTGAGCCTGTAAAAAGGGTTTCTGAAGATCAGATGATAGATCAGCTTTTAAAAGAGATAGATAACTTAGAGATATAAATGGAAAAGGAAAGTCTACTTCCATACATCGCAGGAATGGTAGAATCTTCAGGAAGTATCACATTCAGGAAGGACAAAAGAACAAAAAACTCTGTCTATCCTGTAATCACAATAAGATCATACGGCAGTGAAAATCTCAAAAGCATAAAAGAGATATTTGGAGGATCAATAATAAAAAAAGGAAGCAGATGGGAGATAGTCCTATCCCACAGGAAGGCTTACAACCTACTAAAAAATATATACAGCTTTCTAATAATAAAAAAGGAAGAGGCTGATCTGGTGTTTGAGCTTTACTCAGACAGATTCACAAAAAAGTACGAACCTGAAAGGAAGAGGAAGATAGTTAAAAAAATGTTAAAATTAAAATCCTTCAGGCTTAAGAGTATAAAAAATGGAGAAAGCTCCGTTCTGAGATGGCTGGAGGAGATAGATGGAAACCCTTGAGATAAAACTTAAAGGCGTTGCTGTTGATGTTTTCTCCCACGAATGGATTGATGAGGATGTTTTAAACAGATCGCCTGTCGTTCTTGAAAAGATTGAGAAGAGAAAAGGTGGATTTACTCTTTTTATGAGATCTGTAACCGGAGCTGTTGAGTGGTACTTCTCAAAAGGACTGACAGTTATTGAGATTAGGGAAAATAAAGGATCTAAATATTTACATATAGAACATGAGGACGGTCAGTACTGGGTTGATCTTCCAGCTGACAACAGAGTTATAAATTTTTTAAAAGAGTTTATGGAGGATCAGGGATAGATGGAAAGGTTAGTTGAGAAAGCTGAGATCCTTATGGAAGCTCTACCTTTTATCACAAAGTTCAGAGGTAAAACATTCGTTATAAAATACGGCGGAAATGCTATGGCAAAGGCTGATCTAAAGGTTGCCTTTGCACAGGACATACTCATGCTCAAGTATATCGGTATAAACCCTGTTATAGTTCACGGTGGTGGACCACAGATTGGACAGATGCTGAAGAGAATGGGACTTGAGAGTAAGTTTGTAGGTGGACTCAGGGTTACAGACAGGGAAACTATGGAAGTTGTTGAGATGGTTCTTGGAGGACTCGTTAACAAGAGTATTGTTATGCTTATAAACAGATACGCAGGAGGTCATATAAGGGCTGTAGGTCTTACAGGAAAGGATGGAGGTCTTATAAGAGCTAAAAAGCTGGATGCTCAGGAGTACTTCAGACAGATGGGAGATTTCAGGCCTACAGAACTTCTTGATCTTGGACATGTAGGTGAGGTTGAGTATATAGACACTCAGATCTTGAAACATCTTGAAGAGGACAACTACATACCTGTTATAGCACCTGTAGGTTTTGATACGGAGGGAAACGCTTACAACATTAACGCCGATTTTGTAGCCTCAGCTGTTGCAGGGGCATTGAAAGCTGAAAAGGTTATATTTTTGACAGATATTGAAGGTCTGAAAGATGAACAGGGGAATACAGTATCATCCATAAACGTTGAAAGGATAAACAGGATGATAGAGGAAGGTGTTATAAAAGGAGGGATGATACCTAAGGTAAAGGCATGTATTCAGGCATTATCGCAGGGCGTAAAGAAAGCCCATATACTTGATGGTAGAATCCCTCACTGTGTTTTACTTGAGATATTTACGTCAGAGGGGATAGGAACTGAGATAGTTTCCTGATCAGGTAAGTGAGATCTCCTCAACTGTAACGAATGTTCCTTTTTCTTTTATAAACTTTATAAGTTTTCTGTATGTCTCATTAGAGCTGAGTGTCTTGCTGTCCCCTATAATGATAACCTTTCTTTTAGCCCTCGTCAGAGCAACATTTAGCCTTCTAAGATCATCAAGAAATCCTATCTCTTCTTCCGGGTTTGATCTTACAAGGGATATAACGATAACCTCTTTTTCCCTTCCCTGAAAACCGTCAACAGTTTTCACCTCAACATCAGGGATTATCTTTTTGAGATAATCCTCATGATCCTTGTAAGGTGTTATAACACCTATATCTTCAGTAAGTACGCCTATCTCCTTCAGTTTTTCCACTATAGATTTAACAGCTTTTGCCTCTTCAGGGTTGTACTTTGATCTGCTTCCCTTCTTCTGCTTCTCTAAAAACTTACCTTCTGTATCAATAAAAACAACAGGGGTATCATCTGTTATTGGGGCATCACCTTCCTTTCCTGTAATATCCGAAAGCTTCCTGTCCTTTACGCTCTCGTCTGATATAAGCTGACCGTCGTAAAACTCCTCAGATGGAAACTGCTTTATAATATCATTCATCCTGTACTGTATCTTGAGCATATATGTGTTTTCCGGGTATATCTTCATAAATCTTTCAAACATCGTAAATGAAAGATCCTTAGCATCAGGATTTAGAACTGTAGGTGGAAGCTGTTTGTGATCTCCAGCCATAACAACCTTAAGTCCTTTTATAACTGGGATAAGACATGAAGGTTCTGTTGACTGTGATGCCTCATCAATAAAGACAACATCAAAAACGTAATCTGATAAAAACTCACTTCCAGCTGTTGAGTTTGTCGCACATATAACCTCTGCACTGTTTAGTATATCGTTTATGATCCTGTCCTCTATCTTTCTTTTTCTATCTGAGAGCTTCTTTATCTCCTTCTGGAGTCTTATCCACTCAGCCATACTTTTTAGTGTCTCTATCCTGTGTCCCCTTACCTTTTTTCCAGATTTTGCGTACTTTAAAATATCACTGTAAGAGAGTCCCCTTCTTCTCTGGGCTGTAGGTTTTTTATAGCTCTCCTGAAGAGATTTTAATTTTTTTATCTTCTTTTCTATACTCCTCACCTCGTTATAATCTGGATGGCTTTCAGCAACAGCATCAAGTGAAACATCAAGTAGCTCCTTCTTGAGCCTTGCAGGATGACCTATCCTTACAACATTAACACCTCTCTCAACAAGGCCTTCAACAATGTTATCAACAGCTGTATTACTGTCTGCTGTGGCTAAAACCCTGTCCCCCTTGCTTACATGCTGGATTATAACCTCTAAGAGTGTTGTTGTCTTACCAGTTCCGGGAGGTCCGTGTATCATGAAAAGCTTATCACTGCATACAGCTTTTTTTACAGCTTCCCTCTGAAACTGATTGAGGCTCTCGTTGAAGAACTGTATCTCCTCTTCGCAGACTGTATATCCGTTATCTCCTAAGACTGTGTCCTCAGGGAAAAATGAGTAGCCTTTCTCAAACATATGTAGTGTTCCTGACATTCTCTTGAATGTTATATCATTAACAAAAAGATCTATTCTCCATTTTTTTCCGGAAGGGAGGATCTGTGAAAACACAACTGTTATAAAATGTTTTCCCTTTTCAAAGACTGTTCCTTCAATACCATCCCTAAGAGGATGCTTTCTGCTGACAAGAACAACATCACCTACATTTATCTGGTGGTCAGGCATATCTTCTTTGAAGAATCTGTAAACCTGAAAATCTCCTATGATCTCCCCTATATACCTTCCCTGAAGACCTAAGATAGCCCTTCCCTTTTTCTGTCTCTCCTTACCTGAAAGGGATAATATCTCGTTAAGATGAAAATCCTTCTCAGCTTCTCTTTCAAGCTCTACAAGGTTTTCCCAGTATGTTACGTATTCCTGTTTATCCTTAAATCTTAACCTCAAACTTTCTCCTTATCTGTTTTTCTTTGCAAGAAGCCAGTAAACGACTCCAAGGGACAACACTATAGCTCCATAACTTAAAAGTTCAAGTGCTTTCTCAGCGGAAAGGGATACAATAAGTATCTTCCTTATAACAGCGGCGAGGGCTACACCTATAAAAGCTCCTATAGCAAAACCGCCACCTTTCAGATGTTTTATCTCTTCCTGCATAAGCTCACTTACAGCCCAGAGGATCAGAAGTGTACCAAGTGTCATAAGTATCCCTTTTTCTATAGGAACGATCCCCATAACAAGCTGGTAAATATCGTAGATGAACAAACCGAGGACAAAGAATGAGACAAGTATAAGTGCACCTACAAGTGTAAAATCAAGCATATCTGAGAACTTTTTTGATATAACAAAGAGCGTTTTCTCAAGTTTTGTCATCACCTGGTATCTGCTAAGCTCCTCTTCTCTGTACGCAGCTGTGAGAATATCAAGATTTATATCAAGAAGCTTTCCTATGGACACAACAAGCTGGTTTCTCTCTTCTGAAAGACCGAACTCCTTATTTATCTTCTCAATAAAAAATCTCCTTATAAAGTTAAAGCTTGCGTTAACATAATGTGTTGGAAGACCTATATCAACATGTTTTTCTCCAATCCTGTAAAGTCTCAGAAAGTATGCGTAATCGTACTTACCTGAAAGGAGATCATCATACCACTCTCTAAGTTTGTCCTGATGTCTCTTTACGGTAGCATCATCTTTCAGAAAGTTTTTTGTCTCAGGAAATCTGAATATGAACTGGTAGAACCTCTCTATGAACTCCTCTTTATACTTTTCCATAACAGGTTTAAGGTAGTTTATATTCTTTATATCCCTTTCAGTAAAATCAAAATCTTTAAGTATCTGTTCAAATCTTTCCATCTAACCCCTCTTTGATGTTTTTTATCATTTATTTCTGTTTAAACAGAGATTAATTTATAACAAAAAGGATGAGGAGACAATGAATTTAGAAGATCTGAAAAAGACAGAGAAAAAGGAAGAGTGTTTCAAGTGTGGAGTTGTTGCTATCCTGTATGAAGATCCAAATATTGAAGGACTATACTTCTGTGAGAAATGCTGGCAGGAGAGGATAAAAACAGAAGAAATAGAAGAATGGGGATTTGATGAAGAAATCCCCTATGAGTGATCTTATTTTTTTCTCTTTCTTCTTTCCATTCTGTTTTTGTATTTAATGACCTTTTTCTTTTTCTTCTTTTTCCTGGCTTCCTGTTCGTCAGTTGTTGCTGTTGCCTCTTTAAGCAGTCTTTCTGTCTCTTCCTCTTTTCTTCTCTGTTCTTCCTGTATCTCCTCTTCAGAAGCTATCTGGACTTTGAACAGATACTCAAGTGTGTTCTGTTTTGTTCTGAAAAGCATATCCTCAAAAAGATTGAAAGCTTCCTTCTTGTACTCAACGAGAGGATCTCTCTGTGCGTAACCTCTCAGATAAACTGACTCTCTCAGTCTGTCAAGCATATGGAGGTGTTCCTTCCATAAAGAATCAAGAACCTGGAGTGTTATGTATCTCTCAAACTCTCTCATAACTTGAGAGCCTGCCTGCTCTTCCTTGTTTTTGTAAAACTGTTCTAACTGCTCAAATATATGATCCTCAAGCTCTTTTCTGTCCCACTCTCTATCCTCAGGTATCTTTACATCAACACCAAGCCACTCTTTAAATGATTTTTCAAGCTCTTTTAACTCCCATTTTTCTTGATACTCCTCAGCAGGTGCGTACTTGTCTATATAGAACAGAGACACATCGTAAAGCCACTGTTTAAGCTCTTCCTGAAGGTTAGCACCTTCAAGTATATCCCTTCTCAGAGAGTATATAACCTGTCTCTGCTTGTTCATAACATCATCAAACTCAAGAAGTCTCTTTCTTATCTGGAAGTTCTGACCTTCTACCCTTTTCTGTGCATTTTCTATAGCCTTTGATACCATCGTACTTTCAATAGGCTCTCCATCAGGTATCTTAAGTCTGTCCATCAATGCTTTGAGTTTATCTCCACCAAATAGTCTTAAAAGATCATCCTCAAGTGATAGGTAAAATCTTGAGCTTCCAGGATCCCCCTGTCTTCCAGCTCTACCTCTGAGCTGGTTATCTATCCTTCTACTTTCATGTCTTTCAGTTCCTATAACAGCAAGTCCACCAAGCTCTATAACCTTTTTCTTCTCTTCCGCTGTTATCTTCTGAGCTTCCTTTAAAGCTTCCTTGTACTGCTCCTCTGTTGCCTTTTCAGGTGTAAGACCTTTCTTTTTCAGTATCTCCTTTGCTAGAAATTCAGGGTTTCCACCAAGTAGTATATCCGTTCCCCTTCCTGCCATATTTGTAGCTATGGTTACAGCTCCTATTCTACCTGCCTGTGCTATTATCTCAGCCTCTTTTTCGTGATGTTTTGCGTTTAATACATGGTGTTTTATACCCTTTTTCTTTAAAAGTGCTGAGAGATGCTCTGATGTCTCAATTGATGCAGTACCAACAAGTATAGGTCTTCCCTGATTGTGTAGTTCCTCAATCTCTTTTATTGCAGCCTCATACTTCTCCCTTTTTGTTTTGTAAACAAGATCAGGATAGTCCTTTCTTATAACAGGTTTGTTTGTAGGTATAACCAGAACATCAAGACCGTAAATCTCCTTAAACTCCTCAGCCTCTGTCTCAGCTGTACCTGTCATACCTGCAAGCTTGTCGTACATTCTGAAGTAGTTCTGGAATGTTATTGATGCTAACGTCTGGTTCTCAGCCTCTATTTTAACACCTTCCTTAGCCTCTATAGCCTGGTGTAACCCGTCAGACCATCTTCTTCCCGGCATAAGTCTTCCTGTAAACTCATCAACAATTATCACCTCTCCATCTTTAACCACATAATCAACATCCCTGTGGAACAGGGTGTTTGCCCTGAGAGACTGTGTTATGGCGTGGAGTATATCTATATTTCTTGGATCGTAAAGGTTTTCAAGATTAAAGTACTTTTCCGCTTTCTCAACACCTTTTTCTGTCAGAACTGCTGTTTTGTTCTTCTCATCTATCTGGAAGTCCTCATCCTTTACAAGTGTTTTAACAAAAGCATCAGCCGAGTAGTATATACTCACATCCTCACCTGATGGACCTGAGATTATAAGGGGTGTTCTTGCCTCATCTATCAGTATTGAGTCAACCTCGTCAACTATAGCGTAATGATGACCTTTTACCTGAACGATCTGATCCTTAGAAAAGACCATATTATCTCTCAGATAATCAAATCCAAACTCATTGTTCGTTCCGTAAGTTATATCGGCCTCATATGCCTGTCTTCTCTCAGCCTCAACAGCCTCAGTAAAGAAGTTCTTTCTCGCCTCTATATTGAACAGCTCTGAAGGAAGAAGCTCTCCTTCATAACCTTTGGGCCATACTCTCATATCTTTTTCAATAGCCTCGTTGAACTTATCCTCATCAACCCATTTAACGATAAATGACTGGTGGTTTGTGTTAATAACACCAACATCAAGACCTAAGAACTTGTATATAGATCCCATCCATACGGCATCCCTTTTTGCAAGGTAATCGTTAACAGTAACAAGATGTACACCTTTTCCTGTAAGGGCGTTCAGATATATTGATATGGAGGCAACGAGCGTTTTACCTTCACCTGTTTTCATCTCAGCAACAGTTCCCTTATGCAGAGCCATAGCACCTATAAGCTGAACATCAAAAGGTCTAAGTCCAAGTGTTCTCTTTGCAGCTTCCTTAACAAGGGCAAATGCTTCAGGGAGAATATCAACCATCTCTCCCTGTGTTATAGCATCCCTTAACTTCTCATCAGATCTTACTTGCTTGATTAGCTGTAAGCTTTTTTCCCTTATCTCCTTGTTTGAAAGACTGTCAAACTCTTTTTCAAGCTGATTTATCTTATCAACAAAAGGTTTTAATTTTTTTATCTCCCTTTCATTTTTTGTACCGAATATCTTTTTGACAAAGAAGCCTATCATCTGGTATTTCTACCTCCAGAATTTAAAATATAGATGAAATTATAACATTATTAATAAGATATGATTTTTTTATATTTAATCTATCTGGACTTCCTTTTTCCTGTTTTTTAGAAATATCTCATAAAAGATAAACCCTGCTATACCTAAAGATATTGATGCGTCAGCTATATTGAACGCAGGCCAGTGGTAATCTTTTATGTAAATATCTATGAAATCCCTTACAGATCCGATAAATATCCTGTCGTAAAGATTTCCGATAGCCCCTCCTGCTATAAGAGAAAGGGAGTAAAACTCCCAGTTTGAAAGCTGTGATCTTTTTATATAGGCGTAAATCATAGTTAAGATAGCTGCTACTGTGGAGGCAATAATAAGAATCAGGATTCTGACAGCTTCAGGAGCTTCTGCAAGAATCCCAAAAGCTGCTCCCCTGTTCCACACCAGTGTAAGATCAAAAAAACCTGGAATAACTGTGATACTGCCGTGAAACAGATACTTAACGGCAATATACTTTGTAATCAGATCAGCAGCTATTATAAAAAAAACCGTGGCAAGAAACTTGTAGTATCTTTCCATATTATTCAGGTATATTCTTGTTTTCTTCTTCTTCCTGGAATGTGTCAGGAATTATATGGTAATAGCTGATATCTTCATTTCTACTTGAGAAGGATTTTATTGTCTCTTCATTCTGACTGCACTCAATACACAGTCTCACCCAGGGAATAGCCTGAAGTCTCTTCTCACCGATTGGAGCTCCGCACTCTTCACAAACGCCGTATGTACCGTTTTCTATCTTTTTAAGAGCGATATCTATTAAAAAGAGTGTTTCCCTTTCTGCCTGTGAGAGTTTGTAAAGAGTCTCCCTGCTCAGTTCAGAAGCAACAATGTCAGCAGCATCATCAACACCTGTTTTCTCGTTAAGGTCTTCACTGTTGTTGTTGGACAGAGACTCAATAATTTCTGATCTTTTCTGTAAAAGCTCTTCCCTGATCTTTTGTAAATCCATGATAAAATCCTCCCGAAAAATAAATGAGCATACTAAATATAATTTTTTTTTATATTTGTCAAGATGTTTGGTCAATATTTTTCATTTATTTTTAAAAATGTTAATATATTAATTTCAGTAAACAACTTTTAAGGGGTTGATATGTTAGCACAGAATATAATTAAATACTGGAAGTTTTTACTCGCTATAGGGATAATACTTGCTGTTGGTGGGCTTTTCATACCTAACCAGATACTTGGAAAGATCGTTGAGTTTACAGGATTTGCTATTCTTGCAGTAACCGCCTATGTTCTCGGCTACAAGATGGCAACAGATGAGGCGGAAAAGTATATAAGGTCTGAGATGGAAAAACTCGCAAAAAGGGATATAAGATACAAACTTGCAAGTGAGAAGATGATAAAACATCTAAAGGGTAAGATCTAAATGTCTCAGCTGAGCAAAAATAACAAAACTGTAAAGGTCTATCAGCTTAAAGAGTATCTCAAAGATTATCCTAACAGGGTTGTTGCTGAGATATACTTAGAGGTTTTACAAAATTTTGATGATGATGAACTTGTTCCAGACCTTATTCTTGAGAATCTACTTCTCTCACCTGAAGACTTTAAAGAGGATGCCTGAGAGGAATGGAAGTTCTTAAAGACAACCATTTCAGAAAAACATTATTTGCCGGAATGGTAGGTAATGTTCTTGAGTGGTATGATTTCGTTGTCTACGGATTCTTAGCTGCCATTCTTGGAAAACTTTTCTTCCCTTCAGGTGATCCGACTGTTGAGCTTTTGAAATCGTTTGCCGTATTTGCTGTTGGATTCTTTGCAAGACCTGTAGGAGCACTTCTTTTTGGATATGTTGGCGACAGATTTGGCAGAAAAAGGTCCCTTATGATATCAATTCTCCTTATGGCTGGATCAACGACAGCCATAGGACTGCTTCCAACCTATGCACAGATAGGAATTTTAGCTCCTACATTACTTGTTATCTTGAAGATCATGCAGGGTCTTTCTGTTGGTGGTGAGTATACAACATCAGTATCATTTGTTGTTGAGCATGCACCTAAGAATAAAAGGGGATTTTTTGGAAGTGTTGCTATACTCGGAGCTGTTGTTGGAATCCTGCTTGGGTCTGCCTCAGGGGCTGTGATAACGAAGATTCTGTCGGAGGACGATCTTTACGGCTGGGGCTGGAGAATTCTATTTTTCACAGGGATATTACTTGGTTTTATAGGATATTACGTAAGAAGGAATATTGAGGAAACTCCCAAATTCAGAGAGCTTGAGGAGAAAAAAGCTGTTGATAAACACCCTGTCAGAGATCTTTTTAAAGAGGCAAAGTTAAAATTTTTCAAAACATTCTCTCTCAGCACTTTTCAGGCTGTAGGTTTCTACACAATATTTGTTTATATAGCAAACCATCTGTCTGTTTTTGTTAAATTTCCAAAAGCTACAGCTTTAACTATAAATACGATAAGTATGATCATCCTAGCTATCCTTATACCTCTTTTTGGGGTAATATCAGACAGGATAGGCAGAAAGCCTCTTATTCTGTTCTCAACAGGTATGACAGTTTTACTTTCCTATCCTCTTTTTGCTCTTCTTTCAAAAGGGGATTTTTATTCTGCTCTCATTTCACAGATTATATTTTCCCTTATAACAGCAGGATTTATGGCTATACTCCCAACAACACTCGTTGAGATATTCCCAACTAAGATAAGAAATACAGGCTACTCTCTCGGATACAACCTTCCTTTTGCCATATTCGGGGGAACAGCTCCTTTAATATCAACATATCTTATTAAAACTACAGGGGATATAAACTCCCCTGCATTTTATCTTATAGCAGCAGCGTTCCTTGCGTTTGTTGTTGGGATCACACTAAAAGAAACAGCCAAAGAGCCGCTTCAGTAATGAACACAAGGGTATTTATAGCAGAGCTTGTTCAGGATATACCATTATGGGTTGTTCTTTTTATGAGCGTTTACACAGAGTACCAGAATGACAGAATATTCTTTGCATCACTTGTCTTAGGTGTGTTAGCTACAGCTTATATTCTTTATCAGATGAAAAAGGGGAGTTACAGCTATGAGACCTTATTTGACAAGCCATCAGAAGCGTTGCCCTTTTTAATATACTCATTTTTCCTTCTTATACTCCTTATCATCCTCACATTTCAGGACAGGCTTTATATGGGAAGTATAATCTGGCTTTATGTTATATTAGGCTCCATTGGTGAGATGTTCTTTATGAGAAAGGACAGATCTGAGAAAAAATAACCTTGATTAAACTCTAACCCATTATTAGATTAAATCTCAGAAAATAATTTCAAAGGGAAGGTAAGTATGGAAGTATATGCCGGTCTTGCAGGTATTCCTGTAGTTAAATCATCTATAAGCTATATTGATGGAGAAAAGGGTGTATTAGAGTATCGGGGAATTCCCATTGAAGAGCTTGCAAAAAACTCAAACTTTTTAGAAACATCATATCTGCTCGTTTTTGGAAAGCTCCCTTCAAAAGAGGAGTATGAAAAGTTTGTCTCCGATGTAAAGGACAATCTATTTCTAGACAGATCAATAATCCAGTTTTTAAAAGATATACCTCCAGAAACACATCCTATGAAAGTTCTGCAGTCAATTATTCCTGTTCTTTCGGCTTTTGATGAAAACAAAGAGGTCCTTGATGAAAAACACCATTACTCAGCACTTGTAAATCTGTTAGGCAAAGTTCCAACTATTCTAGCCACATGGAAAAGAATAAAGGAAGGAAAAGAGATAGTTATGCCTGATCCTTCCCTTGATTATGGAGAGAACTTTCTTTATATGATATCTGGAAGAAAACCTGATAAATTGGAAGGAAGGATATTTGACAGATGTCTGATTTTACACGCCGAGCATACTATAAACGCTTCCACATTTACAGCTATAGTTGTTGTATCAAC is a window of Persephonella marina EX-H1 DNA encoding:
- the ispG gene encoding flavodoxin-dependent (E)-4-hydroxy-3-methylbut-2-enyl-diphosphate synthase, giving the protein MIKRRKTREIDVGGVKIGGDNPVVVQSMTDTKTHNIEETLSQIKRLADAGCEIIRVAVPTEKDAEALKEIVKRSPIPVIADIHFSPRIAFTALESGIHGIRLNPGNINDEGKIREILQECKKKNITVRLGVNSGSLEMGILEKYGFPSGEALAESALNWSEFFEKVGFTKFKVSIKGSDVLQNIEANKIFAEKTDIPLHIGITEAGPAGRGSVKSAVGLGILLYMGIGDTVRVSLTADPEEEVKVAYQILQSLGLRRRGIEIVSCPTCGRIEVNLPEVVRKVEEKLDGKNIPIKVAIMGCVVNAIGEAREADIGLACGNKSAILFKKGEPVKRVSEDQMIDQLLKEIDNLEI
- the argB gene encoding acetylglutamate kinase translates to MERLVEKAEILMEALPFITKFRGKTFVIKYGGNAMAKADLKVAFAQDILMLKYIGINPVIVHGGGPQIGQMLKRMGLESKFVGGLRVTDRETMEVVEMVLGGLVNKSIVMLINRYAGGHIRAVGLTGKDGGLIRAKKLDAQEYFRQMGDFRPTELLDLGHVGEVEYIDTQILKHLEEDNYIPVIAPVGFDTEGNAYNINADFVASAVAGALKAEKVIFLTDIEGLKDEQGNTVSSINVERINRMIEEGVIKGGMIPKVKACIQALSQGVKKAHILDGRIPHCVLLEIFTSEGIGTEIVS
- a CDS encoding IGHMBP2 family helicase, with translation MRLRFKDKQEYVTYWENLVELEREAEKDFHLNEILSLSGKERQKKGRAILGLQGRYIGEIIGDFQVYRFFKEDMPDHQINVGDVVLVSRKHPLRDGIEGTVFEKGKHFITVVFSQILPSGKKWRIDLFVNDITFKRMSGTLHMFEKGYSFFPEDTVLGDNGYTVCEEEIQFFNESLNQFQREAVKKAVCSDKLFMIHGPPGTGKTTTLLEVIIQHVSKGDRVLATADSNTAVDNIVEGLVERGVNVVRIGHPARLKKELLDVSLDAVAESHPDYNEVRSIEKKIKKLKSLQESYKKPTAQRRRGLSYSDILKYAKSGKKVRGHRIETLKSMAEWIRLQKEIKKLSDRKRKIEDRIINDILNSAEVICATNSTAGSEFLSDYVFDVVFIDEASQSTEPSCLIPVIKGLKVVMAGDHKQLPPTVLNPDAKDLSFTMFERFMKIYPENTYMLKIQYRMNDIIKQFPSEEFYDGQLISDESVKDRKLSDITGKEGDAPITDDTPVVFIDTEGKFLEKQKKGSRSKYNPEEAKAVKSIVEKLKEIGVLTEDIGVITPYKDHEDYLKKIIPDVEVKTVDGFQGREKEVIVISLVRSNPEEEIGFLDDLRRLNVALTRAKRKVIIIGDSKTLSSNETYRKLIKFIKEKGTFVTVEEISLT
- a CDS encoding protoglobin domain-containing protein — protein: MERFEQILKDFDFTERDIKNINYLKPVMEKYKEEFIERFYQFIFRFPETKNFLKDDATVKRHQDKLREWYDDLLSGKYDYAYFLRLYRIGEKHVDIGLPTHYVNASFNFIRRFFIEKINKEFGLSEERNQLVVSIGKLLDINLDILTAAYREEELSRYQVMTKLEKTLFVISKKFSDMLDFTLVGALILVSFFVLGLFIYDIYQLVMGIVPIEKGILMTLGTLLILWAVSELMQEEIKHLKGGGFAIGAFIGVALAAVIRKILIVSLSAEKALELLSYGAIVLSLGVVYWLLAKKNR
- the secA gene encoding preprotein translocase subunit SecA yields the protein MIGFFVKKIFGTKNEREIKKLKPFVDKINQLEKEFDSLSNKEIREKSLQLIKQVRSDEKLRDAITQGEMVDILPEAFALVKEAAKRTLGLRPFDVQLIGAMALHKGTVAEMKTGEGKTLVASISIYLNALTGKGVHLVTVNDYLAKRDAVWMGSIYKFLGLDVGVINTNHQSFIVKWVDEDKFNEAIEKDMRVWPKGYEGELLPSELFNIEARKNFFTEAVEAERRQAYEADITYGTNNEFGFDYLRDNMVFSKDQIVQVKGHHYAIVDEVDSILIDEARTPLIISGPSGEDVSIYYSADAFVKTLVKDEDFQIDEKNKTAVLTEKGVEKAEKYFNLENLYDPRNIDILHAITQSLRANTLFHRDVDYVVKDGEVIIVDEFTGRLMPGRRWSDGLHQAIEAKEGVKIEAENQTLASITFQNYFRMYDKLAGMTGTAETEAEEFKEIYGLDVLVIPTNKPVIRKDYPDLVYKTKREKYEAAIKEIEELHNQGRPILVGTASIETSEHLSALLKKKGIKHHVLNAKHHEKEAEIIAQAGRIGAVTIATNMAGRGTDILLGGNPEFLAKEILKKKGLTPEKATEEQYKEALKEAQKITAEEKKKVIELGGLAVIGTERHESRRIDNQLRGRAGRQGDPGSSRFYLSLEDDLLRLFGGDKLKALMDRLKIPDGEPIESTMVSKAIENAQKRVEGQNFQIRKRLLEFDDVMNKQRQVIYSLRRDILEGANLQEELKQWLYDVSLFYIDKYAPAEEYQEKWELKELEKSFKEWLGVDVKIPEDREWDRKELEDHIFEQLEQFYKNKEEQAGSQVMREFERYITLQVLDSLWKEHLHMLDRLRESVYLRGYAQRDPLVEYKKEAFNLFEDMLFRTKQNTLEYLFKVQIASEEEIQEEQRRKEEETERLLKEATATTDEQEARKKKKKKKVIKYKNRMERRKRKK
- the lspA gene encoding signal peptidase II, producing MERYYKFLATVFFIIAADLITKYIAVKYLFHGSITVIPGFFDLTLVWNRGAAFGILAEAPEAVRILILIIASTVAAILTMIYAYIKRSQLSNWEFYSLSLIAGGAIGNLYDRIFIGSVRDFIDIYIKDYHWPAFNIADASISLGIAGFIFYEIFLKNRKKEVQID
- a CDS encoding TraR/DksA family transcriptional regulator, with product MDLQKIREELLQKRSEIIESLSNNNSEDLNEKTGVDDAADIVASELSRETLYKLSQAERETLFLIDIALKKIENGTYGVCEECGAPIGEKRLQAIPWVRLCIECSQNEETIKSFSSRNEDISYYHIIPDTFQEEEENKNIPE